Proteins encoded in a region of the Pelmatolapia mariae isolate MD_Pm_ZW linkage group LG6, Pm_UMD_F_2, whole genome shotgun sequence genome:
- the sparcl1 gene encoding SPARC-like protein 1, which produces MKACLVFLCLLAATFALSVKSKPHGKHHGLHKSLHTTKEKDAITVEANKPKLLPTLVTFEASSQEQEDEELSSEDNANKEDGERAEKREKSTAVLLSEEELVDLLTKEAEEEDEAEVRELEEEEVEADKAKVESSEVVEVAEDQEKLDENSETKKHLLDEEEVKEDSVEDVIEEKVQKMTHSERKEEPTEALLEEDGSTASVIPVDLDYAADSSLLQPLQTASANDKTHSDDTKPTSKTDIREKETSGKEMANIADDYEQGMQNTEAAHSEEVSDQTQDKDSSDQDVSAKKEPEANVDHPEPKGDAELELRATLSGKEEEKSKNVGGSHTKGKTRKQKKNQRSRKHSPDREETQPGQEEGRQDPESESSSTDNTDQKTKRRRAGKWGPLVGVNPVQIRAAADLYPRSRPSLGGGIHLPETPTDPCENFRCKRGKTCKLDADNKPGCVCQEPSECPPSVNEFDYVCGTDNKTYDTSCELFATKCNLEGTKKGHRLHLDYTGPCKLIPPCVDTELVQFPLRMRDWLKNVLLQLYEHDSITPGFLTPKQRFRVKKIFESERRLHAGDHSVELLAQDFEKNYNMYIYPVHWQFAQLDQHPSDRVLSHSELAPLRVPLVPMEHCTSRFFQECDADKDKLVSFKEWITCFDIRNEDMDANLLF; this is translated from the exons ATGAAGGCCTGCTTAGTATTCCTTTGCTTACTGGCAGCAACATTTGCTCTGTCT GTGAAAAGTAAACCTCATGGAAAGCATCATGGGTTGCATAAGAGTTTGCACACAACCAAAGAAAAG GATGCTATCACAGTGGAAGCCAATAAGCCAAAGCTCTTACCCACTCTAGTCACATTTGAGGCCAGCAGCCAGGAGCAGGAAGACGAGGAACTGAGTTCCGAAGACAACGCTAACAAGGAAGATGGAGAGAGGGCTGAAAAGCGAGAGAAAAGCACTGCAGTTCTGTTGAGTGAAGAAGAACTGGTAGACCTCCTGACGAAAGAGGCTGAAGAGGAAGATGAAGCTGAAGTAAGAGAGCTGGAGGAGGAAGAAGTAGAAGCTGACAAAGCCAAGGTTGAGTCTAGTGAGGTGGTTGAGGTCGCTGAGGATCAGGAGAAGTTGGATGAGAATTCAGAGACAAAGAAACATTTGCTGGATGAGGAAGAAGTGAAAGAAGACAGTGTGGAAGATGTGATAGAGGAGAAGGTGCAGAAGATGACCCATTCAGAAAGGAAGGAAGAGCCTACTGAAGCACTGCTAGAGGAAGATGGCAGCACAGCATCAGTGATTCCAGTTGATCTGGACTATGCTGCTGATAGCAGCCTCCTACAACCTCTACAGACTGCATCAGCTAACGACAAAACCCACTCTGATGACACCAAGCCTACTTCAAAAACAgacatcagagagaaagaaaccagTGGGAAAGAAATGGCCAATATCGCTGATGACTATGAACAAGGAATGCAAAACACAGAGGCAGCACACAGTGAGGAGGTGTCTGATCAGACACAGGACAAAGATTCCTCAGACCAAGACGTAAGCGCCAAGAAAGAACCTGAAGCAAATGTGGATCATCCAGAGCCAAAGGGCGATGCAGAGCTTGAATTGAGGGCCACTCTATCTggaaaggaggaagagaagagcaaGAATGTGGGTGGAAGTCACACTAAGGGGAAAACGaggaagcaaaagaaaaaccaaaggTCAAGGAAGCACTCTCCGGACAGGGAGGAAACACAACCCGGACAAGAAGAGGGCCGACAGGATCCTGAGTCtgagagcagcagcactgaCAATACAGAccaaaagacaaagaggagaagGGCAGGAAAATGG GGTCCTTTAGTTGGTGTGAATCCGGTGCAGATAAGAGCCGCAGCCGATCTGTACCCAAGGTCCAGGCCCTCTCTTGGCGGAGGCATACATCTCCCAGAAACCCCtactg ATCCATGTGAAAACTTCCGTTGCAAACGtggaaaaacatgcaaacttgATGCGGACAATAAGCCAGGTTGTGTGTGTCAAGAACCGTCAGAGTGTCCTCCCAGTGTGAATGAGTTTGACTAT gttTGTGGGACAGACAACAAAACGTATGACACATCATGTGAACTCTTTGCTACTAAATGCAACTTAGAGGGCACTAAGAAAGGACACAGACTTCACCTAGACTACACTGGGCCATGCAAAT TGATACCTCCATGTGTGGACACTGAGCTGGTGCAGTTTCCTCTACGAATGAGAGATTGGCTCAAAAACGTGCTGCTCCAGCTCTACGAACATGACTCCATAACTCCTGGCTTCCTCACTCCTAAACAGCGTTTCAGA GTGAAGAAAATCTTTGAGAGTGAGAGGCGCCTTCATGCAGGCGATCACTCTGTTGAGCTTCTCGCACAGGATTTTGAGAAGAACTACAACATGTACATCTACCCAGTACACTGGCAGTTTGCTCAGCTGGACCAGCACCCATCTGATAG gGTTTTGTCCCACTCAGAGCTGGCCCCTCTCAGGGTCCCCCTGGTGCCAATGGAGCACTGCACCTCTCGCTTCTTTCAGGAGTGCGATGCTGACAAAGACAAACTGGTATCATTTAAGGAGTGGATCACCTGTTTTGATATCAGGAATG AGGACATGGATGCCAACCTGCTTTTCTGA
- the odam gene encoding uncharacterized protein odam has protein sequence MKLHTALLLICLFRTSFALPVQIGIIASNSNEILRLNALALAAMGQAQGSSILPQFVLQQQQPEVLLTPQVVNLNPQVAGPFGPQGPQLLVPNQGNQFTPMLFPNGQQEQLGPQPDPNNPNIPQQAQNPMQMFPQFQYPSYRFPQFHRPQGFPYFVPAYGYPQQRNNAGLQPNNGQQNLERTTQRPQLPLQTWPLGSKKESATVPPDPRGDASGPGVDEGQVNFPFLFEP, from the exons ATGAAGCTGCACACTGCTCTACTGCTGATTTGTCTGTTTAGGACAAGCTTTGCTCTGCCA GTCCAGATTGGAATTATTGCGAGCAATAGCAATGAG ATCCTGAGACTGAATGCATTAGCTCTTGCAGCTATGGGACAAGCGCAG GGCTCTTCAATATTGCCCCAGTttgtgctgcagcagcagcagcctgaggTGCTGCTTACCCCACAGGTGGTGAACTTAAACCCTCAAGTAGCAGGCCCTTTTGGTCCACAGGGACCCCAACTACTGGTCCCCAACCAGGGCAACCAGTTTACACCCATGCTTTTCCCCAATGGTCAACAAGAGCAGCTTGGACCTCAACCGGACCCCAACAATCCTAACATTCCTCAGCAGGCACAAAACCCTATGCAG atgTTTCCACAGTTTCAGTATCCATCTTACAGATTTCCTCAGTTTCATAGGCCTCAG GGTTTCCCTTACTTTGTACCAGCTTATGGCTATCCCCAGCAGAGGAATAATGCAGGGCTGCAGCCCAACAACGGCCAGCAGAACCTGGAAAGAACGACACAGAGACCACAGCTCCCTCTGCAG ACATGGCCACTGGGGTCAAAGAAAGAGTCTGCCACAGTTCCTCCGGATCCTCGTGGTGATGCATCTGGCCCTGGGGTTGATGAG GGCCAGGTTAACTTCCCATTCCTGTTTGAGCCTTAG